A single genomic interval of Microbacterium oleivorans harbors:
- a CDS encoding PRD domain-containing protein — translation MIVRRVLNNSVVDALDDAMREVIVLGRGIGFRAQPGDTIDATAIEKIFRLDDSAQGSRLAQVAADVPAEILGVTDEIVTLAREHLTEKLSDSVYAALADHIAFAVHRVRENIDLASALEADVRRFYPKEYAVATSALPLIEAATGVAMPVAEAANIALHLITAEVGGGDGSAAALTSFTQDVLDIVRLHFGIVYADDDPAYARFATHVRYFAQRVLAGTVIERDDDELMTLLRRQLPHVFAAIDRIEAYVREAHHHTMTSTEKVYIAMHVSRFV, via the coding sequence ATGATCGTCCGCCGTGTGCTCAACAACAGCGTCGTCGACGCACTCGATGACGCGATGCGCGAAGTCATCGTGCTCGGTCGTGGCATCGGCTTCCGCGCGCAGCCGGGCGACACCATCGACGCGACGGCGATCGAGAAGATCTTCCGCCTCGACGACAGCGCCCAGGGCAGCCGACTCGCGCAGGTCGCCGCCGACGTGCCCGCCGAGATCCTCGGGGTGACCGACGAGATCGTCACGCTCGCTCGCGAGCACCTCACCGAGAAACTCAGCGACTCCGTCTACGCCGCGCTCGCCGACCACATCGCCTTCGCGGTGCACCGGGTGCGCGAGAACATCGACCTCGCGTCGGCGCTCGAGGCCGACGTGCGCCGCTTCTACCCGAAGGAGTACGCCGTCGCCACGAGCGCGCTCCCGCTCATCGAGGCGGCCACGGGCGTCGCGATGCCGGTGGCGGAGGCGGCGAACATCGCGCTGCACCTCATCACCGCCGAGGTCGGCGGGGGTGACGGTTCGGCGGCGGCTCTGACGAGCTTCACGCAGGACGTCCTCGACATCGTGCGGCTGCACTTCGGCATCGTCTACGCCGACGACGACCCCGCGTACGCCCGGTTCGCCACGCACGTCCGCTACTTCGCGCAGCGCGTGCTCGCCGGCACCGTCATCGAACGCGACGACGACGAGCTGATGACCCTGCTGCGTCGTCAGCTGCCCCACGTCTTCGCGGCCATCGACCGGATCGAGGCCTACGTCCGCGAAGCCCACCACCACACGATGACCTCGACCGAGAAGGTCTACATCGCCATGCACGTCAGTCGCTTCGTCTGA
- a CDS encoding citrate synthase has product MTTELIDVPRGLTGVAVAETALSDVDGEQGYYQYRQYSATDLARRVSFEEAWHLLVIGRLPDAGELERFRVRVATAQARPELERVVEVVLRARPQPIDALKAVFPLLAGARGSRPLYDLDEASRLDDAIEFGAIASVVLSRAQRGRLGLPPRASDPTRGLVANYLAQVTDAVASPEHERALSSYLVAAMDHGFNASTFTARVIASTGADLASCLAGALGALSGPLHGGAPARALASLDEADGDPAAWIGAELAAGRRLMGFGHAIYRTSDPRSDLLREEAQKLGGPRVAAALDFQARAEEHLALHKPHRPLKANVEFYASVVMEQCGIPEEMFTPTFALARTVGWTAHALEQARDSKIIRPSARYVGPPLRR; this is encoded by the coding sequence ATGACGACCGAGCTGATCGATGTTCCCCGCGGACTCACGGGTGTCGCCGTTGCCGAGACCGCCCTCAGCGACGTCGACGGAGAGCAGGGGTACTACCAGTACCGGCAGTACTCCGCGACCGATCTGGCGCGCCGCGTCAGCTTCGAGGAGGCGTGGCATCTCCTCGTGATCGGACGGCTTCCCGACGCGGGGGAACTCGAGCGGTTCCGGGTGCGGGTCGCGACAGCACAAGCGCGGCCGGAGCTCGAGCGGGTCGTGGAGGTCGTCCTCCGCGCGCGCCCGCAGCCGATCGACGCGCTGAAGGCGGTGTTCCCGCTGCTCGCGGGAGCTCGCGGCAGTCGGCCGCTGTACGACCTCGACGAGGCGTCGCGCCTCGACGACGCGATCGAGTTCGGCGCGATCGCGTCGGTCGTGCTCAGCCGGGCGCAGCGCGGTCGGCTCGGACTTCCTCCCCGAGCGTCGGACCCCACGCGCGGTCTGGTCGCCAACTACCTCGCCCAGGTCACCGACGCCGTCGCCTCCCCGGAACACGAGCGCGCGCTGTCGTCGTATCTGGTGGCGGCCATGGACCACGGTTTCAACGCCTCCACGTTCACCGCGCGCGTCATCGCGTCGACCGGAGCCGACCTCGCCTCCTGCCTCGCAGGAGCTCTCGGGGCGTTGTCGGGCCCCCTCCACGGCGGTGCGCCGGCACGGGCTCTCGCGAGCCTGGACGAGGCGGACGGCGATCCGGCTGCGTGGATCGGCGCGGAACTCGCAGCCGGCAGGCGGCTGATGGGCTTCGGCCACGCCATCTACCGGACGTCCGATCCGCGCTCCGACCTGCTGCGCGAGGAGGCGCAGAAGCTGGGGGGCCCGCGAGTGGCCGCTGCGCTGGACTTCCAGGCGCGGGCCGAGGAACACCTCGCCCTCCACAAGCCGCACCGGCCGCTCAAGGCGAACGTCGAGTTCTACGCCTCGGTGGTGATGGAACAGTGCGGCATCCCCGAGGAGATGTTCACGCCGACCTTCGCCCTCGCCCGCACCGTCGGCTGGACGGCCCACGCCCTCGAGCAGGCGCGCGACTCGAAGATCATCCGCCCCTCAGCTCGCTACGTGGGACCACCTCTCCGACGCTGA
- the argG gene encoding argininosuccinate synthase — protein sequence MSKVLQSLPVGERVGIAFSGGLDTSVAVAWMRDKGAVPFTYTGDLGQYDEDDIASIPGRALQYGAEGSRLIDCKPMMVEEGLVALACGAFHIRSGGRTYFNTTPIGRAVTGTMLVRAMKEDGVDIWGDGSTYKGNDIERFYRYGLLANPALRIYKPWLDADFVTELGGRTEMSEWLVAHGFPYRDSVEKAYSTDANIWGATHEAKTLEHLDVSLEIVEPIMGVRFWDPAVQIETEDVSITFEAGRPVAVNGTEYSDIVELVMAANAIGGRHGLGMSDQIENRIIEAKSRGVYEAPGMALLFIAYERLVNGILNEDTLATYHEQGRRLGRLMYEGRWLEPQSFMLRESIQRWVGSAISGTVTLRLRRGEDYTILNTESRNLSYSPEKLSMERVGDSAFGPTDRIGQLTMRNLDIADSRSRLEHYVGIGLIGGPTAELVGDMERGGAAEITGNVEPTDQALADKVDAAGESASFDFGAD from the coding sequence ATGTCCAAGGTCCTCCAGTCCCTGCCCGTCGGCGAGCGCGTCGGCATCGCCTTCTCGGGGGGTCTCGACACCTCCGTGGCCGTCGCGTGGATGCGCGACAAGGGCGCCGTCCCCTTCACCTACACCGGTGACCTCGGACAGTACGACGAAGACGACATCGCCTCGATCCCCGGCCGCGCGCTGCAGTACGGCGCCGAGGGCTCGCGCCTGATCGACTGCAAGCCGATGATGGTCGAAGAGGGCCTCGTCGCCCTCGCCTGCGGCGCCTTCCACATCCGCTCGGGCGGACGCACCTACTTCAACACGACGCCGATCGGCCGCGCCGTCACCGGCACGATGCTCGTGCGCGCCATGAAGGAGGACGGCGTCGACATCTGGGGCGACGGCTCCACCTACAAGGGCAACGACATCGAGCGGTTCTACCGCTACGGCCTGCTGGCCAACCCCGCACTGCGCATCTACAAGCCGTGGCTCGACGCCGACTTCGTCACCGAGCTGGGCGGTCGCACCGAGATGAGCGAGTGGCTCGTCGCGCACGGCTTCCCGTACCGCGACTCCGTCGAGAAGGCGTACTCGACCGACGCGAACATCTGGGGCGCCACGCACGAGGCCAAGACCCTCGAGCACCTCGACGTCTCGCTCGAGATCGTCGAGCCGATCATGGGCGTGCGCTTCTGGGACCCGGCGGTGCAGATCGAGACCGAGGACGTCTCCATCACCTTCGAGGCCGGCCGCCCGGTCGCCGTCAACGGCACCGAGTACTCCGACATCGTCGAGCTCGTCATGGCGGCGAACGCCATCGGCGGCCGCCACGGTCTCGGCATGAGCGACCAGATCGAGAACCGCATCATCGAGGCCAAGAGCCGCGGTGTGTACGAGGCCCCGGGCATGGCGCTGCTGTTCATCGCCTACGAGCGTCTGGTCAACGGCATCCTGAACGAGGACACCCTCGCCACCTACCACGAGCAGGGTCGCCGCCTGGGCCGCCTGATGTACGAGGGACGCTGGCTCGAGCCGCAGTCGTTCATGCTGCGCGAGTCGATCCAGCGCTGGGTGGGCTCGGCGATCAGCGGCACGGTCACGCTGCGCCTGCGCCGTGGCGAGGACTACACGATCCTGAACACCGAGAGCCGCAACCTGTCGTACTCCCCCGAGAAGCTCTCGATGGAACGCGTGGGCGACTCGGCCTTCGGCCCCACCGACCGCATCGGCCAGCTCACGATGCGCAATCTCGACATCGCCGACTCGCGCTCGCGGCTCGAGCACTACGTCGGCATCGGCCTCATCGGCGGTCCGACGGCCGAGCTCGTGGGCGACATGGAGCGCGGCGGCGCCGCCGAGATCACCGGCAACGTCGAGCCGACCGATCAGGCCCTCGCCGACAAGGTGGATGCCGCGGGCGAGTCCGCCTCGTTCGACTTCGGCGCCGACTGA
- a CDS encoding beta-glucoside-specific PTS transporter subunit IIABC — MSYDKDARAIIDGVGGADNIVSAYHCITRLRFTLRDNTLADATALTAVPSVVGVNDTGGQYQVIVGDRVPDVFAAVAAVEPRLGGESAAPAPRQKLSQRFFDFIGGVFAPLLPAIAGAGLLKGILALLGFAGWIDATSDTALVLNAIGDAVFFLLPVLVAMTAARKLGANQYVAVAIAGVLIYPALVTALASGEAVDFLGMPVTATTYSYTVIPSLLAIYLMSWVERGLNRIIPRVVRMMVVPLITLVVVAPVTLIVLGPLGSFVGNGVSGGINWALENGGPLAGVVIGALLPLIIMTGMHYALVPFILTNLAQVGADKFLPLTYMQSFATTGAALGVAIRAKSKTLKSLAFSTTFTGLMGVTEPALYGLIVPLRRPLIATMIGSAAGGAVSLGLGVNAYVLAGNSGIPGLPGLVGATFGWAIVGIVLSFVVSAVLTLVLGFDESAYAAAATNAPVAAGTAPAASGPATPGSAAATGATVSVIAPVAGEIVPLATVPDRVFADGVMGPGAAIAPTASDVVAPMAGTVVALFPTNHAFGIRGDDGVEVLVHVGIDTVALEGRGFTAHIAQGDRVEAGQRVLTVDFDEVGRTKDTSVIVVVTEAAGTDLRDLRTGAVTAGDPLFAMQPVAAEVKR, encoded by the coding sequence ATGTCCTACGACAAGGATGCTCGCGCCATCATCGACGGCGTGGGCGGTGCCGACAACATCGTGTCGGCCTACCACTGCATCACCCGGCTGCGCTTCACCCTGCGCGACAACACGCTCGCCGACGCGACGGCCCTGACCGCCGTGCCGAGCGTCGTCGGCGTCAACGACACCGGCGGCCAGTACCAGGTCATCGTCGGCGACAGAGTGCCCGACGTCTTCGCCGCCGTCGCCGCGGTCGAACCCCGCCTGGGCGGCGAGAGCGCGGCCCCCGCGCCGCGCCAGAAGCTCAGCCAACGCTTCTTCGACTTCATCGGCGGGGTCTTCGCCCCGCTGCTGCCCGCGATCGCCGGCGCCGGTCTGCTCAAGGGCATCCTGGCGCTGCTCGGCTTCGCCGGGTGGATCGACGCCACGTCCGACACGGCGCTCGTCCTCAACGCGATCGGCGACGCGGTCTTCTTCCTGCTGCCGGTCCTCGTCGCGATGACCGCGGCCCGCAAGCTCGGCGCCAACCAGTACGTGGCCGTGGCCATCGCCGGCGTGCTCATCTACCCGGCGCTCGTGACGGCACTCGCCTCGGGCGAGGCCGTCGACTTCCTCGGGATGCCGGTCACGGCGACGACCTACTCGTACACCGTGATCCCCAGCCTGCTGGCGATCTACCTGATGTCGTGGGTCGAGCGCGGCCTCAACCGCATCATCCCCCGCGTGGTGCGGATGATGGTCGTGCCGCTCATCACGCTCGTCGTCGTGGCCCCCGTGACGCTCATCGTCCTCGGACCCCTGGGCTCGTTCGTCGGCAACGGCGTCTCGGGCGGCATCAACTGGGCACTCGAGAACGGCGGGCCGCTTGCCGGCGTCGTCATCGGCGCGCTGCTGCCCCTCATCATCATGACCGGCATGCACTACGCGCTCGTGCCGTTCATCCTGACCAACCTCGCGCAGGTCGGTGCCGACAAGTTCCTGCCCCTGACCTACATGCAGAGTTTCGCGACGACGGGCGCCGCCCTCGGCGTGGCGATCCGCGCGAAGTCGAAGACCCTGAAGTCGCTCGCCTTCTCGACGACCTTCACCGGGCTCATGGGCGTCACCGAGCCCGCGCTGTACGGCCTCATCGTGCCGCTGCGCCGCCCGCTGATCGCCACCATGATCGGAAGCGCCGCCGGTGGCGCCGTGAGCCTCGGCCTCGGCGTCAACGCCTACGTTCTCGCGGGCAACAGCGGCATCCCCGGCCTACCCGGTCTCGTCGGGGCGACCTTCGGCTGGGCCATCGTCGGCATCGTGCTCTCGTTCGTCGTGTCGGCCGTGCTGACGCTCGTGCTCGGCTTCGACGAGTCGGCGTACGCAGCCGCGGCCACGAACGCTCCCGTCGCCGCGGGCACCGCGCCCGCCGCATCCGGCCCCGCGACCCCCGGCAGCGCCGCAGCGACCGGCGCCACCGTCTCGGTCATCGCGCCCGTGGCCGGCGAGATCGTCCCCCTCGCGACCGTCCCCGACCGTGTCTTCGCCGACGGGGTCATGGGCCCCGGCGCCGCGATCGCGCCCACGGCATCCGACGTCGTCGCCCCGATGGCCGGCACCGTCGTCGCGCTGTTCCCGACCAACCACGCCTTCGGCATCCGCGGCGACGACGGCGTCGAGGTGCTCGTGCACGTCGGCATCGACACCGTCGCCCTCGAGGGACGCGGTTTCACCGCGCACATCGCCCAGGGCGACCGTGTCGAGGCGGGGCAGCGCGTGCTCACCGTCGACTTCGACGAGGTCGGCCGCACGAAGGACACGTCGGTCATCGTCGTCGTCACCGAGGCTGCGGGCACCGATCTGCGCGACCTGCGGACGGGTGCGGTCACGGCGGGCGACCCGCTCTTCGCGATGCAGCCCGTCGCTGCGGAGGTGAAGCGATGA
- a CDS encoding glycoside hydrolase family 1 protein: protein MSAVFPDDFLWGVAFAANQAEGAYDADGKGLSQADVVPFGKDLDYVDLHEAMSPSPQRIRVAAATAGTSGYPKRNGSLFYENWEGDVELFAELGIRALRMSIAWTRIFPNGVESEPNEAGLAFYERLFTRLRDRGIEPVVTMSHYEMPLHLVTEYDGWVGREVIGHFERYARTIVTRYRGLVRYWLTFNEINTTTIEPYTGGGVVDDTALGDRTRRAHQALHHQYLASALAVRLVREIDPEAQVGCMLARMLHYPASADPRDVQQAQHDNDMNLSHTDVQVRGAYPGIVRRFWRENDIEVRMEPGDEQVLADGTVDFLSFSYYMTLVSAVEPEKYGSTGGNLFSTIKNPHLETSEWGWHLDPVGIRIALTDLWTRYQVPLFIVENGLGASDTVADDGSVDDPYRIDYLRQHLRQVAEAVADGVELMGYTSWGGIDIVSASTSQMTKRYGLVHVDLDDHGNGTGRRTPKSSFAWYRELIASRGALLDRD from the coding sequence ATGAGCGCCGTGTTCCCCGATGACTTCCTGTGGGGCGTCGCCTTCGCCGCGAATCAGGCCGAGGGCGCGTACGACGCCGACGGCAAGGGGCTCTCGCAGGCCGATGTCGTGCCGTTCGGCAAGGACCTCGACTACGTCGACCTGCACGAGGCGATGAGCCCGTCGCCCCAGCGCATCCGCGTCGCGGCCGCCACGGCGGGGACGTCCGGGTACCCCAAGCGCAACGGATCGCTGTTCTACGAGAACTGGGAGGGCGACGTCGAGCTCTTCGCCGAGCTCGGCATCCGGGCGCTGCGCATGTCGATCGCGTGGACCCGCATCTTCCCGAACGGGGTCGAGTCCGAGCCGAACGAGGCCGGTCTCGCCTTCTACGAGCGGCTCTTCACGCGCCTGCGAGACCGCGGCATCGAGCCGGTCGTCACGATGTCGCACTACGAGATGCCGCTGCACCTCGTGACCGAGTACGACGGCTGGGTCGGTCGCGAGGTGATCGGCCACTTCGAGCGCTACGCGCGCACGATCGTCACGCGCTACCGCGGCCTGGTGAGGTACTGGCTCACGTTCAACGAGATCAACACCACGACGATCGAGCCGTACACCGGCGGCGGCGTGGTCGATGACACCGCTCTCGGCGACCGCACCCGGCGCGCGCATCAGGCGCTCCACCACCAGTACCTCGCGAGCGCGCTCGCCGTGCGGCTGGTGCGCGAGATCGACCCCGAGGCGCAGGTGGGATGCATGCTGGCGCGGATGCTGCACTACCCCGCTTCAGCCGATCCGCGCGACGTCCAGCAGGCCCAGCACGACAACGACATGAACCTCTCGCACACCGATGTCCAGGTACGCGGCGCGTACCCGGGTATCGTGCGACGGTTCTGGCGCGAGAACGACATCGAGGTGCGGATGGAGCCGGGCGACGAGCAGGTGCTCGCCGACGGGACGGTCGACTTCCTGTCGTTCAGCTACTACATGACGCTCGTGTCGGCTGTGGAGCCCGAGAAGTACGGCTCCACCGGTGGGAACCTGTTCTCCACGATCAAGAACCCGCACCTCGAGACCTCGGAGTGGGGGTGGCACCTCGACCCCGTCGGCATCCGGATCGCGCTGACCGACCTGTGGACGCGGTACCAGGTGCCGCTGTTCATCGTCGAGAACGGGCTGGGCGCGAGCGACACGGTCGCGGACGACGGCTCCGTCGACGATCCCTACCGCATCGACTACCTGCGCCAGCACCTGCGGCAGGTGGCCGAGGCGGTCGCAGACGGCGTCGAGCTGATGGGGTACACGAGCTGGGGCGGGATCGACATCGTCAGCGCCTCGACCTCGCAGATGACGAAGCGGTACGGGCTCGTGCACGTCGACCTCGACGACCACGGGAACGGGACCGGTCGGCGCACGCCGAAGTCGAGCTTCGCCTGGTACCGCGAGCTCATCGCGTCGCGCGGAGCGCTGCTCGACCGCGACTGA